The genomic stretch TTCTAACTTGGATATTAATAGTGAATATACTGCTTTCCCTGTTGAGAACAGAGACCTGTTTCAAGCTGGTTTAACAACAATTGTGCCGATCATCGGAGGCGGGGAAAGATTAGGAACACTTATTCTTTCGCGTTTACAAGATCAATTCAATGACGATGACTTAATTCTAGCTGAATACGGCGCAACAGTTGTCGGAATGGAAATCCTAAGAGAAAAAGCAGAAGAAATTGAAGAGGAAGCAAGAAGCAAAGCTGTCGTACAAATGGCTATCAGCTCGCTTTCTTACAGTGAGCTTGAAGCAATTGAGCACATTTTTGAGGAGCTTGACGGAAATGAAGGTCTTCTTGTTGCAAGTAAAATTGCTGACCGTGTCGGCATTACCCGTTCTGTTATTGTGAACGCACTCAGAAAGCTGGAGAGCGCCGGTGTTATCGAGTCTAGATCATTAGGAATGAAAGGTACTTATATCAAGGTACTAAACAACAAATTCCTAATTGAATTAGAAAATCTAAAATCTCATTAATCACAAAAAGAACCCTTTTTGAGGGTTCTTTTTTTATTTCAAATAAAGGAAATCAATAAGCTTTATTTCCTGGGTTGAAAGTCTTTCTATGTAATAATTTTAATAAATTTTGCATTTTTCTTCAAAAAGTTTCAAAAATGCCGAAAAGAAAGGAGAAAAAACAGAAATTCTGCTATTTTCAGGCTTATATCAAGGCGAGAAATGTAGTTCTAACAATCTAGGACTTTATACCTAGTTGCAAAATAGATAATTGTGAGGACATTTTTTTACACGAACTTCATAGACTTTATGCCTGTTATTTCTTACAATAAGCATATAGTTTTACAATTCTCGACAAGGATATTGAGGGTGAAAAAAACTGAAATGGAGGTAAGTGGATTTGAGCTTATTTTCTGGAACGATACAAAATCTTGAAAATGCCTTGAGCAGAGCGGATATTAAGCAAAAAGTCATAACTAATAATATCGCCAATATAGATACACCGAACTATAAGGCAAAAAAAGTCTCTTTCCAAAATTTATTAGATCAAGAATCCTCGCGTCTTGAAGCGATAAAAACAGACTATCGTCATGTTGATTTTTCTGATACTGATTCGAATTATTCAATTGTTGCGAGCGGAGATACATCGTATCAGCAAAACGGAAACAATGTTGATGTTGACAAAGAGATGACAGAATTGGCGCAAAATCAAATCAACTATCAAGCTTTGGTTGAAAGAATGAACGGTAAATTTAATTCGCTGAAGACCGTATTAACAGGAGGAAAATGATGACAGCTTTTCATAGCTTAAATGTTTCAGCATCGGCTTTAACAGCTCAGCGAGTCAGAATGGACGTTGTATCATCTAACTTAGCAAATATGGATACGACAAGAGCTAAGCAGGTGAATGGAGAGTGGGTGCCTTACAGAAGAAAAATGGTTTCCCTTCAGTCAAAAGGTGAATCGTTCTCTTCCATTCTCAATTCTCAAATGAGCGGAAGCGGGAATGCTGGAAACGGTGTGAAGGTTTCAAAAATTACGGAGGATGATTCGGATTTTAATCTTGTCTATGATCCGACAGACCCTGATGCAAACGCTGAAGGATATGTACAAAAGCCTAATGTTGATCCATTAAAGGAAATGGTTGATCTTGTCAGCAGCACTAGATCATACGAGGCGAATGTCACGGCGATGAATGCCACAAAGGGAATGCTGATGAAGGCGTTAGAAATCGGAAAGTAGGTGAATGAATGTGATTAATGCAATTTCTCCTTTTCAGGTTCAAAATACTCAAAACACTCAAAATGCAACAAATCAAGTAAACAATAGCCAAAAAACAGATTCTTCAAATCAAACAAGCTTTTCGGAGCTTTTAAAAAACTCTATTAGTTCGTTAAATGAGTCCCAAGTAGCTTCTGACAACATGACTAATGCCTTGGCTGCAGGAAAAGATGTAAATCTTGATGAGGTCATGATCGCTGCTCAAAAAGCTAGCATCTCTCTAACTGCAGCAACAGAGTTCCGCAATAAAGCTGTGGAAGCTTATCAGGAGATTATGAGAATGCAAATGTAGGGGGTCTGACGATTTAGAGAAAGAGTGGAATGACCGGGGGTTAACATGAATCGTACTCTAATGCAAATGAAAAACAAAACGAGTGAGTTTTGGAAAAATAGATCTAAATTACAAAAGATTTTAATGGTTAGTGCTTTAGCGGCAATTATTATTATTGGAATTATTATTAGTGTTTTTGCTTCAAATTCTAAAATGGCGCCGCTGTACAAAGATTTGTCTGCCGAAGAAGCAGGACAAATCAAAGAAGAATTGGATGCAAAAAAAGTGCCAAACGAACTTTCGAATGGCGGTACAGTGATTAGTGTTCCGGAGGATCAGGTTGATTCTTTGAAAGTGCAGATGGCTGCAGAAGGACTTCCTAAAACGGGATCAATTGATTATTCGTTTTTTGGACAGAATGCCGGCTTTGGTTTGACAGACAATGAGTTTGATATGGTGAAAGTGAAAGCTACACAGACAGAACTGTCAAACTTGATCAATGAAATGGACGGTATTAAAAATTCAAAAGTAATGATTAATCTCCCGAAAGACGCTGTGTTTGTCGGTGAAGAGCAATCTGCAGCATCTGCATCAATCGTTTTGCAGATTCAACCGGGTTATACACTTGATCAAAGCCAAATCAACGGATTATATCATCTGGTATCTAAAAGCGTGCCAAACCTAAAAGAAGATAACATCGTCATCATGGACCAAAATTCTACATACTACGACAAATCAGACAGCGATGCAGGGTCCTACGCGGATAGTTATTCTTCTCAGCAAGGAATTAAGTCTCAAGTTGAAAAAGACATTCAAAAACATGTACAGTCACTGCTGGGTACGATGATGGGCCAAGATAAAGTCGTTGTCTCCGTTACAGCAGACATTGATTTCACAAAAGAAAATCGGACAGAAGACATTGTCGAACCTGTGGATAAAGAAAACATGGAAGGCATTGCAGTCAGCGCTGAAAAGGTATCTGAAACATATCAGGGCGACGGTGCAGCCAACGGCGGAACTGCCGGAACCGGCGAGGAAGATGTTACAAATTATAAGGCTGACGGTGAAAATACCGAAAGCGGGAACTACGAAAAAAACAGCAACAAAATCAATTACGAGGTTAACCGAATTCATAAAGAAATCGCTGAAAGTCCTTATAAGGTCAGAGATTTAGGGATTCAAGTAATGGTAGAGCCGCCTGATGCCAAAAACACTGCGTCGCTATCAACTGAAAGACAGGATGATATACAAAAAATCCTTTCAACTGTAGTCAGAACATCTTTGGATAAAGATGAAACGCAAAATCAGAATTTATCTGATGCTGATATCAATAATAAGATTGTTGTTTCCGTTCAGCCATTCGACGGAAAAGTCAATTTGGATACAAATACGGAAGAATCCTCAGGTATCCCGCTGTGGGCATATATTGTAGGCGGTGTTTTAATCGCAGCGATCATTGTTCTGATCATTATGCTTATCAGAAAGAAACGGGCGCAAGAGGATGAATTTGAGGAATATGAGTATGAGGTTCCTCAAGAACCAATCAATTTGCCTGATATCAACGAAGAGGAAAATGAAACAGCGGAATCAGTCAGACGAAAACAGCTTGAAAAGATGGCGAAAGACAAGCCGGAAGATTTTGCAAAACTGCTGAGAAGCTGGCTGGCCGAGGATTAGGAGGAATTAGAAATGGCGAGACGTGATCAAGATAAGCTTACAGGAAAACAAAAAGCAGCCATTCTCATGATTTCCTTGGGGTTAGATGTGTCAGCTTCTGTCTATAAGCACTTAACCGATGAAGAAATTGAAAGGCTTACTCTGGAAATATCAGGTGTTCGAAGCGTCGATCATCAAAAAAAGGATGAAATCATAGAAGAATTTCATAATATAGCCATTGCGCAAGATTATATTTCTCAAGGCGGTTTAAGCTATGCAAGACAAGTTCTGGAAAAGGCGCTTGGAGAGGATAAGGCGGAGAACATTCTAAACAGGCTGACTTCTTCTTTGCAGGTTAAACCATTTGATTTTGCCAGAAAAGCGGAGCCAGAACAAATTTTGAATTTTATCCAGCAAGAGCATCCGCAGACGATGGCGTTAATCTTGTCTTATTTAGATCCAGTGCAGGCCGGGCAAATTTTATCCGAGCTGAACCC from Bacillus subtilis subsp. subtilis str. 168 encodes the following:
- the codY gene encoding transcriptional regulator, GTP and BCAA-dependent (Evidence 1a: Function from experimental evidences in the studied strain; PubMedId: 9515911, 10094682, 10231480, 10803944, 10809682, 16488888, 17993518, 21856856, 24843172, 26473603, 27596595, 28011634; Product type r: regulator), whose translation is MALLQKTRIINSMLQAAAGKPVNFKEMAETLRDVIDSNIFVVSRRGKLLGYSINQQIENDRMKKMLEDRQFPEEYTKNLFNVPETSSNLDINSEYTAFPVENRDLFQAGLTTIVPIIGGGERLGTLILSRLQDQFNDDDLILAEYGATVVGMEILREKAEEIEEEARSKAVVQMAISSLSYSELEAIEHIFEELDGNEGLLVASKIADRVGITRSVIVNALRKLESAGVIESRSLGMKGTYIKVLNNKFLIELENLKSH
- the flgB gene encoding flagellar component of cell-proximal portion of basal-body rod (Evidence 2a: Function from experimental evidences in other organisms; PubMedId: 1905667, 2129540, 2181149, 9657996, 17850253, 25843804; Product type s: structure), giving the protein MSLFSGTIQNLENALSRADIKQKVITNNIANIDTPNYKAKKVSFQNLLDQESSRLEAIKTDYRHVDFSDTDSNYSIVASGDTSYQQNGNNVDVDKEMTELAQNQINYQALVERMNGKFNSLKTVLTGGK
- the fliF gene encoding flagellar basal-body M-ring protein (Evidence 2a: Function from experimental evidences in other organisms; PubMedId: 1551848, 1905667, 2544561, 9161424, 11133968, 22670715, 24970213, 28089452; Product type s: structure), giving the protein MNRTLMQMKNKTSEFWKNRSKLQKILMVSALAAIIIIGIIISVFASNSKMAPLYKDLSAEEAGQIKEELDAKKVPNELSNGGTVISVPEDQVDSLKVQMAAEGLPKTGSIDYSFFGQNAGFGLTDNEFDMVKVKATQTELSNLINEMDGIKNSKVMINLPKDAVFVGEEQSAASASIVLQIQPGYTLDQSQINGLYHLVSKSVPNLKEDNIVIMDQNSTYYDKSDSDAGSYADSYSSQQGIKSQVEKDIQKHVQSLLGTMMGQDKVVVSVTADIDFTKENRTEDIVEPVDKENMEGIAVSAEKVSETYQGDGAANGGTAGTGEEDVTNYKADGENTESGNYEKNSNKINYEVNRIHKEIAESPYKVRDLGIQVMVEPPDAKNTASLSTERQDDIQKILSTVVRTSLDKDETQNQNLSDADINNKIVVSVQPFDGKVNLDTNTEESSGIPLWAYIVGGVLIAAIIVLIIMLIRKKRAQEDEFEEYEYEVPQEPINLPDINEEENETAESVRRKQLEKMAKDKPEDFAKLLRSWLAED
- the fliE gene encoding flagellar basal body protein (Evidence 2a: Function from experimental evidences in other organisms; PubMedId: 11133968, 1551848, 1905667, 2544561, 9161424, 11133968, 15136044; Product type s: structure) — its product is MINAISPFQVQNTQNTQNATNQVNNSQKTDSSNQTSFSELLKNSISSLNESQVASDNMTNALAAGKDVNLDEVMIAAQKASISLTAATEFRNKAVEAYQEIMRMQM
- the flgC gene encoding flagellar component of cell-proximal portion of basal-body rod (Evidence 2a: Function from experimental evidences in other organisms; PubMedId: 1905667, 2129540, 2181149, 9657996; Product type s: structure) encodes the protein MTAFHSLNVSASALTAQRVRMDVVSSNLANMDTTRAKQVNGEWVPYRRKMVSLQSKGESFSSILNSQMSGSGNAGNGVKVSKITEDDSDFNLVYDPTDPDANAEGYVQKPNVDPLKEMVDLVSSTRSYEANVTAMNATKGMLMKALEIGK